The nucleotide window TACGCATGGTCCCGCCCGCAACGCTCTCGCGTTCCAGGACGGTGACAGGCACACCGTTCTCTTTCAGCCAGAAGGCTGCGGTGAGTCCGGAGATCCCCCCGCCGATGACGACAACATGTTTCGTGCTCATGTGAGTTGCGCCTGTGCCAGTTCGGCCAGCGCACCGATGAATGATGGATTGGTATTGAGTGCCGGCATCATGTCATAGTATTGGATCCCGCGCGACCGCGCATGACGCCGCACTTCGATGTTGATCTCCCACAGCGTTTCGCTGTGGTCGGACACGAACGCCACCGGTACAACGATCACGTGCGTGGCGCCTTCGTCCGCCAGCCGGTCCAACGTCTGCAGCAGCGAGGGCTCCAGCCATTTCTGCGGGCCCACCTTGCTCTGATAGCAGAGGTGATGGGGGATGCCGAACTTCCCTTCCCGGACCACCGCTTCATAGGTCCGCACCACCTGTCCCTGATACGGATCCCCCTCCCGTACAAGTTTCATCGGTGTGCCGTGTGCGCTGAACACGATGTGGACATTCTTCCGGTCCGCCTCCGGGACGCGCCGGAGAGCGATCCCGATATTGTTCACCAGCGCCCGGATCAGGAGCGGATGTTCGCAGTACTCCTCGACCACCGAGACCTCTGGCGCATATCCCACGCGGGCGCAGATCCGGTTCCACTCGTTGACGGCAGAGCCCGTCGTGCTCTTCGAAAAGTGGGGGTAGAGCGGCAGGAGCACCACGCGTTCGATCCCATCCTTCATGAGGCGTGCAATGGCTTCATCGGTCATAGGATGCCAGTACCGCATCGCGACATACACCGGCATCCCGGTACGGGCAGCAAGCGCATTGGCCTGACGCTGGGTCAGCCGGAGGATCGGCGATCGTCCGCCGATGTTCCGGTAGTACTCCTGCACTTTCGGGGCACGCTTGCCAGAGATCAATCGTGCGAGAGGCTTTCGGAACAGGAACGCGAGGGGCAGATCGATGATGTCCGGATCGCAAAAGAGGTTATACAGGAACGGCTCGACGGCCCCGAGGGCATCGGGTCCGCCGAGCTGAAGGAGAACGATGGCGGTGCGGGTGGACGGGGTCATGCTTCAACCCCGCCGGTGGAAGGCCGGGCTCAATTCCTGGACGGCGCGCACCATCGCGCGGGCGTGGTCCGGAGGAACATCCGGCAGGATGCCATGGCCCAGGTTGAAGATGTGTCCGGGCCCATCGCCGTACTTCTTGAGGATCGATCCGACCTCGTGGCGTATCCGTTCGGGCGCGGCGTACAGGTACGCCGGGTCCAGGTTCCCCTGCAGCGCGACACGGTCACCGACGAGCTCACGCGCCTCACCGATATCGACCGTCCAATCGACGCCGACGACATCAGCCCCGATGGTCGAAAGTTCCTTCAGCGTCCCATGGATCCCCTTCGAGAAGACGATCACCGGAACGCCGCCGCGGTGCATCCGGGCAACGATGTCTGCGATCCATTCGAGCGAGAACTTCCTGAAATGGTCAGGAGCGAGGATGCCGCCCCATGTATCGAAGATCTGTACCGCGTCGACCCCTGCCGCGATCTGTGCTTCGAGGTAGTTGCGCACGGAGACCGAGAGCTTCTCCAGCAACGCCATGAGTGTCGCGGGCTCATCCAGCATCATCTTCTTGATCACGCTGAAGTTCTTCGTCCCGCCACCTTCGACCATATATGCAGCCAGTGTCCAGGGTGCCCCCGAGAACCCGATCAGCGGCACGCGCCCCTGGAGTTGCCGCTTGACGAGCGACGCCGCATCGGTGACGTACCGGAGGTCCCTGTCGGGATCGACCACCGGCAACGCATCCACCTGGCCGGCCGAACGGATGGGCATCGGGAAGCGTGGGCCGCGGGCCTCTTCCATGACCAGGTGCATGCCCATCGCTTCCGGGATCACGAGGATATCGGAAAAGAGGATCGCGGCATCGACACCGATGAGGTCCACGGGCTGGATGGTCACTTCGGCCGCCAGTTCCGGTGTCCGCACCATCGTGAGGAAATCCGACTTCGCTCGCACGGCACGGTACTGGGGCAGGTAGCGCCCGGCCTGGCGCATCATCCAGACCGGCGTTCGTTCAACATGCTGGCGCCTGCATGCGCGGAGGAAAAGATCGTTCTGTAGAGTAGCCATATGTTCCCGTTATTCACAAGGGCACAGCGTTTTTTACCTGCCGGCGGCGGTGGCAACGTATGCCACGAGCGCCTCGACCAGTCCCTCATCGCTCGGCGTCGCGGCGATACCGTGCACAGGCACACCGCAACGGGCCGCCGCCGCACCGGTGGTCGACCCTATCACCGCCACCACACAGCCGTGCAGGAAGTGTTCGAGCTCCCCGGCGGCAAAGATCCCGCAACATTCCTCCACGGCAGAAGGACTCGCGAAGAGGAGCGCCTTGGGGGTCGCCGGGCGGAGAACCTCGCGCAAGGCCGACGCAGTGGCCGCATCGGGACCCGCCGTACGATACACGACGACGGGTACGATCTCCGCTCCTGCCGCTGCGAGGGCATCGGCGATCTCTTCCCGTCCGCGGTCGCCCCGCGGAAGCAGGAAGCGTTTCCCGCGGATATCCATGGATCCGAGCAATGCTCCGAGTGCGGCACCGGTGGCGGCGGCGGGGACCGCACGGGCGGTGATCCCGTAGTCGTTCAGAGCATCGGCGGTCTTCGGGCCGACGGCAAACGCCCCGACATTCCGCCACGCGTTGGCGGGTATGCCCAGCGCCTTCGCTCTCCGAAAAAATGCATGGACGGCATTCGTGCTGGCGAACACCATACCGTGATACCCGGTCCGATGCAGCAGTGCTTCATCACACGCCACGAAGCTCCCGGGCGGAAGGATACGGATCATCGGCAGAAGCACAGGGATCCCGCCGGCACTGCTGACCGCTTCCGCGGTCCGTGCGCCCTGGCCTTCCGGGCGCGTGATGATGACCCTCAGGCCATCAAGGGTTGTTCGCTTCATGCCGGATCGCTTCCAGGATAGCGCGGGCACCGAGGGCCAGCAGATCATCCGCGAGCGAGCGCCCGAGGGCATCCGCTTCTGACGGTGCTGCGTGTTGAGACCCCCGCACCACCTGTTTCCCGTCGAGCGAGCCGACCATCGCGTCCATGATGAGCTCGCCCTTTTCGATCCGGGCATAGGTGCCGATGGGGACCTGGCAGCCACCTTCGAGTGCACGGAGCAACGCCCGCTCCG belongs to Ignavibacteriota bacterium and includes:
- a CDS encoding uroporphyrinogen-III synthase gives rise to the protein MKRTTLDGLRVIITRPEGQGARTAEAVSSAGGIPVLLPMIRILPPGSFVACDEALLHRTGYHGMVFASTNAVHAFFRRAKALGIPANAWRNVGAFAVGPKTADALNDYGITARAVPAAATGAALGALLGSMDIRGKRFLLPRGDRGREEIADALAAAGAEIVPVVVYRTAGPDAATASALREVLRPATPKALLFASPSAVEECCGIFAAGELEHFLHGCVVAVIGSTTGAAAARCGVPVHGIAATPSDEGLVEALVAYVATAAGR
- the hemH gene encoding ferrochelatase, whose translation is MTPSTRTAIVLLQLGGPDALGAVEPFLYNLFCDPDIIDLPLAFLFRKPLARLISGKRAPKVQEYYRNIGGRSPILRLTQRQANALAARTGMPVYVAMRYWHPMTDEAIARLMKDGIERVVLLPLYPHFSKSTTGSAVNEWNRICARVGYAPEVSVVEEYCEHPLLIRALVNNIGIALRRVPEADRKNVHIVFSAHGTPMKLVREGDPYQGQVVRTYEAVVREGKFGIPHHLCYQSKVGPQKWLEPSLLQTLDRLADEGATHVIVVPVAFVSDHSETLWEINIEVRRHARSRGIQYYDMMPALNTNPSFIGALAELAQAQLT
- a CDS encoding uroporphyrinogen decarboxylase; amino-acid sequence: MATLQNDLFLRACRRQHVERTPVWMMRQAGRYLPQYRAVRAKSDFLTMVRTPELAAEVTIQPVDLIGVDAAILFSDILVIPEAMGMHLVMEEARGPRFPMPIRSAGQVDALPVVDPDRDLRYVTDAASLVKRQLQGRVPLIGFSGAPWTLAAYMVEGGGTKNFSVIKKMMLDEPATLMALLEKLSVSVRNYLEAQIAAGVDAVQIFDTWGGILAPDHFRKFSLEWIADIVARMHRGGVPVIVFSKGIHGTLKELSTIGADVVGVDWTVDIGEARELVGDRVALQGNLDPAYLYAAPERIRHEVGSILKKYGDGPGHIFNLGHGILPDVPPDHARAMVRAVQELSPAFHRRG